A window of the Butyricimonas virosa genome harbors these coding sequences:
- the istB gene encoding IS21-like element helper ATPase IstB produces the protein MEMNQDTLEKMLGMNLKGMYYAFKTSLETHRTESMTTDQFVSWLVSSEWDDRRNRAVERAIRQASFRYKATIEEIDFSVERGLDKNLTLRLADLTFVRERKDLFITGSAGTGKSYLATAFGFQACQKGYKVLYANTSRLMGMLKVAKAKGTILQELKKIERLDMLILDDFGIQPFDSQGRMNLMDIIEDRHGKKSTIITSQVPVKDWYDVIGEKTIADAVLDRIVHQAIRIELFGESLRKCKSKK, from the coding sequence ATGGAAATGAATCAGGATACATTGGAAAAGATGTTAGGAATGAACCTTAAAGGTATGTATTATGCCTTTAAAACAAGTTTGGAAACACATCGGACAGAGAGTATGACTACCGACCAGTTCGTCTCATGGCTGGTTTCAAGTGAATGGGATGACCGCAGAAACCGTGCGGTAGAGAGGGCTATCCGTCAGGCCTCCTTCAGATACAAGGCCACCATTGAAGAAATAGACTTCTCGGTGGAAAGGGGGCTGGACAAGAACCTTACCCTGCGTTTGGCCGACCTGACTTTTGTCAGAGAGCGCAAAGACCTGTTTATTACCGGAAGCGCCGGAACAGGTAAAAGTTATCTGGCAACAGCTTTTGGCTTCCAGGCTTGCCAAAAAGGATATAAAGTGTTATATGCCAATACATCCAGACTTATGGGGATGCTTAAGGTTGCCAAGGCAAAAGGTACAATCCTGCAAGAACTCAAGAAAATCGAAAGGTTGGATATGCTTATACTGGATGATTTTGGTATACAACCTTTCGATTCCCAGGGGCGGATGAATCTGATGGATATCATAGAGGACAGGCATGGTAAAAAATCTACCATCATAACATCACAGGTACCGGTAAAAGACTGGTATGACGTTATTGGAGAAAAGACGATTGCCGATGCCGTTCTGGACAGAATTGTGCATCAGGCCATACGCATTGAACTCTTCGGGGAGTCGCTGCGGAAATGTAAAAGTAAAAAATAA
- the istA gene encoding IS21 family transposase, which produces MPNKQLGMEKIRQVLRCYSQGHGTKSISSMLSVSRNTVKKYLQVFQRSGLDYEQMLSLPDQELSKLFHEKSRVKTESERLGELKSLLPEYCKRLKKKGVTREALHREYLSSHPDGYGRTRFYILIQQYIACSRPIMHLEHKAGDKMFIDFAGDKLSIIDLDTGEIIPVEVFVAILPCSQLTYVEAVMSQKKEDLIRASENALLYYQGVPSAIIPDNLKSAVTKSSKYEAILNEDFAAFAEHYGCTVIPARAYKPRDKALVEGAVKLIYRSIYPKIQEREFYDLDSLNAAIRVALELHNNTPLTGRKYSRREQFEEIERDSLRKLNPIRFELRHRYRATVMKNGHVRLGEDAHYYSVPCRYIGKKVILSYTSRQVCIYYGYELIATHTRNRARCRYTTLEEHLASHHRYITEWNPDKFIHEAAAIHPDVEAYIRRVMEEKKHPEQAYKSCQGILSFARRVGNTRLTNACRWATSYGLYNYPIIERILNNRQDEFPLEDSAGQETEMPSHENIRGKEYYQ; this is translated from the coding sequence ATGCCCAATAAACAATTAGGAATGGAAAAGATTCGTCAAGTGTTACGCTGTTACTCCCAGGGTCATGGGACCAAAAGTATCAGCAGTATGTTAAGCGTCTCTCGCAACACGGTCAAGAAATACTTACAAGTATTTCAACGTAGCGGTTTGGATTATGAGCAGATGTTGTCCCTGCCGGACCAGGAACTCTCAAAGTTATTCCACGAAAAGAGCAGAGTAAAGACGGAAAGTGAACGGCTGGGAGAACTAAAGTCGTTGTTACCCGAGTATTGCAAGCGGCTTAAGAAGAAAGGTGTTACCCGCGAGGCATTGCATCGCGAGTACCTTTCTTCCCATCCGGATGGCTACGGACGCACCCGCTTCTATATTCTGATTCAGCAATATATAGCCTGCAGCCGTCCCATCATGCATCTTGAGCATAAAGCCGGTGATAAAATGTTCATAGACTTCGCCGGCGACAAACTTTCCATCATCGACCTTGATACGGGAGAAATCATTCCTGTGGAGGTTTTTGTCGCGATTCTTCCTTGCAGCCAGTTAACCTATGTGGAAGCTGTCATGAGCCAGAAAAAAGAGGACTTGATCCGTGCTTCGGAAAACGCCCTGTTATACTACCAGGGAGTTCCCTCCGCCATCATCCCGGATAATCTCAAGTCTGCCGTTACCAAGAGCAGTAAATACGAGGCTATCCTGAATGAAGACTTTGCCGCTTTTGCCGAACATTACGGCTGTACCGTAATCCCCGCCAGGGCTTACAAGCCACGTGACAAGGCGCTGGTGGAAGGTGCCGTTAAACTGATTTACCGCAGTATCTATCCCAAGATACAGGAACGCGAGTTTTATGACCTGGATTCACTGAACGCGGCTATCCGCGTGGCATTGGAACTCCATAACAACACTCCGCTCACAGGCCGCAAATACAGTCGGCGGGAACAGTTCGAGGAGATAGAACGTGATTCCCTGCGCAAACTAAATCCCATCCGCTTTGAACTCAGGCATCGTTACAGGGCTACCGTGATGAAAAACGGCCATGTCCGCCTGGGGGAAGATGCCCATTACTACAGCGTGCCTTGCCGCTATATAGGCAAGAAAGTCATCCTGTCATATACCTCACGCCAGGTATGCATCTATTACGGCTACGAGCTGATTGCCACCCATACCCGCAACAGGGCCCGTTGCCGGTACACGACCCTGGAAGAGCATCTGGCTTCACACCATCGCTATATCACGGAATGGAACCCGGACAAATTTATACATGAGGCGGCAGCTATCCATCCGGACGTGGAGGCATATATCCGTCGGGTGATGGAAGAGAAAAAACATCCGGAGCAAGCCTATAAATCGTGCCAGGGCATTCTTAGCTTCGCACGCAGGGTCGGCAACACCCGACTGACCAATGCCTGTCGTTGGGCTACAAGTTACGGTCTGTACAATTACCCCATCATTGAGCGCATCCTTAACAACCGGCAGGATGAGTTCCCGTTGGAAGACAGTGCCGGGCAAGAAACGGAGATGCCTTCCCATGAGAATATCAGAGGAAAAGAATATTATCAATAA